A genomic segment from Flavobacterium sp. 9R encodes:
- a CDS encoding SusE domain-containing protein, with product MKNIKRSLIALFAMLAISCNVEDVQDRPVIEGVDSPVLTAPTSGAAYVLKPENAAAQAERFTWKSANFSGDVQITYSVEIDKKGNEFKTPQVIGSVVSENQVSVTVETMNKAALALKATPFAPAEYEARVSAVTGNMAPMYSNVIGLVLTPYTTENPKLWVPGGYAAASGYPKDWDPASSPQLSASGFGKVDFEGYVNFAGAGEYKFTSFPEWKGEFGEGATAGTLDPKGANLKMTAAGYYRIEVDTEKLTYKTTATSWGIVGDATPGAWDNSTAMTYDAAAKVWKITVDLVGGKEMKFRANNNWDVNMGDTGANGSLEYGGDNIKVATAGNYTITLDLSSPRNYKYTVTKN from the coding sequence ATGAAAAATATAAAAAGATCGTTAATTGCATTGTTTGCAATGTTAGCTATATCATGTAACGTTGAAGATGTACAAGATAGACCTGTAATTGAAGGAGTTGATTCTCCTGTGTTGACTGCTCCAACCTCAGGTGCAGCCTATGTTTTAAAACCTGAAAATGCTGCAGCTCAAGCTGAACGTTTTACATGGAAATCTGCTAACTTTTCTGGGGATGTTCAGATAACATACTCTGTAGAGATTGATAAAAAAGGGAATGAATTCAAAACTCCTCAAGTAATAGGATCTGTTGTTTCTGAAAATCAGGTTTCTGTGACTGTAGAGACTATGAATAAGGCTGCATTAGCATTGAAAGCAACTCCTTTTGCCCCTGCTGAATATGAAGCAAGAGTTAGTGCTGTTACTGGAAATATGGCTCCAATGTATTCTAATGTTATTGGACTTGTTTTAACTCCTTACACTACTGAAAATCCTAAGTTGTGGGTTCCAGGTGGGTATGCAGCTGCTTCAGGATATCCAAAAGATTGGGATCCTGCTTCTTCTCCACAATTATCTGCTTCAGGATTTGGAAAAGTTGATTTTGAGGGGTATGTTAATTTTGCTGGTGCTGGTGAATACAAATTCACAAGCTTCCCTGAGTGGAAAGGTGAATTTGGGGAAGGTGCTACTGCTGGAACTTTAGATCCAAAAGGTGCTAACTTGAAAATGACTGCTGCTGGATATTACAGAATAGAGGTTGATACAGAAAAATTAACATACAAAACTACAGCAACTTCTTGGGGAATTGTTGGTGATGCTACACCTGGTGCTTGGGATAATAGTACTGCTATGACTTATGATGCAGCTGCAAAAGTTTGGAAAATTACTGTAGACTTAGTTGGTGGTAAAGAAATGAAATTTAGAGCTAATAATAACTGGGATGTTAATATGGGTGATACAGGAGCTAATGGAAGTTTAGAATACGGTGGAGATAACATAAAAGTTGCTACAGCTGGAAACTATACAATTACTCTTGATTTGAGTTCTCCAAGAAACTACAAATACACTGTAACTAAAAACTAG
- the pgmB gene encoding beta-phosphoglucomutase, with translation MKKKKGFIFDLDGVIVDTAKYHYLAWKKIADSLNIEFTHEHNELLKGVSRVRSLDIILELGSVEASQEQKDQWLVQKNEEYLSYLVDMDQSEILPGVVPVLDYLKANEQLIALGSASKNARPILEKTGILSYFDAIVDGNDVSNAKPDPEVFLIAAQQLNTSPNDAIVFEDSVAGIQAANIANMTSVGIGDATVLHEAQHNFKDFTFIGTSFLNELIEK, from the coding sequence ATGAAAAAGAAAAAAGGATTTATTTTCGATTTAGATGGTGTTATTGTAGACACTGCAAAATACCATTATTTGGCTTGGAAGAAAATTGCAGACAGCCTAAATATCGAATTTACGCATGAACACAATGAACTATTAAAAGGAGTTAGCCGTGTACGTTCATTAGACATTATTCTAGAACTTGGAAGTGTTGAAGCTTCTCAAGAACAAAAAGACCAATGGTTAGTTCAAAAAAATGAGGAATACTTGTCCTATCTTGTAGATATGGATCAAAGTGAAATTCTTCCGGGAGTTGTACCTGTCTTAGACTATTTAAAAGCAAATGAACAACTTATCGCGCTAGGTTCTGCAAGTAAAAACGCTAGACCTATCTTAGAAAAAACAGGCATTCTATCTTACTTTGATGCCATAGTTGATGGTAATGATGTTTCGAACGCAAAACCAGATCCAGAAGTGTTTTTGATTGCAGCGCAACAATTAAATACTTCACCTAATGACGCTATTGTTTTTGAAGATTCTGTTGCTGGAATTCAGGCTGCAAATATTGCCAATATGACTAGTGTCGGAATCGGTGATGCTACTGTTCTACATGAAGCACAACATAATTTCAAAGATTTCACCTTCATTGGTACTTCATTTTTGAATGAATTGATCGAAAAATAA
- a CDS encoding LacI family DNA-binding transcriptional regulator encodes MKKKVTLKQIAKELDVSISTVSKSLRNSLEIGEETRLKVQAFAKFYNYKPNNIALSLKNRRTKTIGIIIPEIVHYFFSTVINGIEQVANEKGYSVIICLSDDSFDKEVMNMELLAHGSTDGFIMSLSKETQYKKDFHHITEVIDQGMPVVMFDRITDEVHCDKVIIDDKKAAYEAVEYLINQGRKKIALVTTVDYVSVGKLRTDGYIKALQDNNIAFDENLIIKIEDVDTCEITISKLLADKVIDAVFAVNELFAVTILKTAHKMNLNVPKDLAIIAFTDGIISKYSTPTITTVSQSGIKMGKKAAEILIERLESEEDDNDEEIYKTEIIETHLIERESTD; translated from the coding sequence ATGAAGAAAAAAGTAACATTAAAGCAAATTGCCAAGGAACTAGATGTCTCCATTTCAACTGTTTCAAAATCACTACGTAACAGCTTAGAGATTGGCGAAGAAACACGCCTTAAAGTGCAAGCTTTTGCCAAGTTCTATAATTACAAACCCAACAACATAGCCCTTAGCTTAAAAAACAGAAGAACCAAAACAATTGGCATCATTATTCCAGAAATTGTACATTATTTCTTTTCTACTGTCATTAATGGTATTGAACAAGTGGCCAACGAAAAAGGATATAGTGTAATTATTTGTTTATCGGATGACTCGTTTGATAAAGAAGTAATGAATATGGAACTTTTGGCACATGGAAGCACAGATGGCTTCATTATGTCTTTATCTAAAGAAACCCAATACAAAAAAGACTTTCACCACATTACCGAAGTAATTGATCAAGGAATGCCTGTCGTAATGTTTGACAGAATAACTGATGAAGTGCACTGTGACAAAGTAATCATTGACGACAAAAAAGCGGCCTACGAAGCAGTGGAATACCTAATTAATCAAGGAAGAAAAAAAATTGCACTAGTAACCACAGTAGATTATGTAAGTGTAGGTAAACTACGAACCGATGGCTACATCAAAGCTTTACAAGACAACAACATTGCTTTTGATGAAAACCTTATCATCAAAATCGAAGATGTAGACACCTGCGAAATTACTATTAGCAAATTATTAGCTGACAAAGTAATTGATGCGGTATTTGCCGTTAATGAACTTTTTGCTGTTACTATCCTAAAAACAGCTCACAAAATGAATTTGAATGTACCCAAAGACCTTGCAATAATTGCATTTACTGATGGTATCATATCAAAATATTCCACTCCAACCATAACTACTGTAAGTCAAAGTGGTATTAAAATGGGCAAAAAGGCAGCAGAAATTCTTATTGAAAGATTAGAATCTGAAGAAGATGATAACGATGAAGAAATCTACAAAACTGAAATCATTGAGACCCATTTAATCGAAAGAGAATCCACTGATTAA
- a CDS encoding RagB/SusD family nutrient uptake outer membrane protein — protein sequence MKKTHIKLLGISLLLLVMLFPSCTNDLDQAPENTAAVPGDEFFKDPASYKQFLAKLYAGFATSGQSGPAGSPDISGIDEGASQYIRGFWMMQELTTDEAIIAWNDGTIKDFHYQTWTSLDTFIAATFARFSFQIVNCNEFLRQTTDEKLNGKGLDAPTLAEIKTYRAEARFLRALTYWHLVDTFGGGSIVTETSPSTFYYPEYASRAEIYKFIDEELTALTPELKAPKTNELYRVDQAAAWMLQAKLYMNAKVYTGTDNYVGALPLINKVITSGYAIHNNYKDLFLADNNSNGAQNEFIFTVAFDGLNTQTYGGTTFLVHAPVGGDMKASEFGINGGWAGIRTTSAFVDKFPAGSTDVRGNFFTQGQSKEIKNVGSFSDGYAIQKFRNVTKAGVQGSDKSGNFADTDFPIFRLADAYLMYAECVARGAGGNVATAVGYVNALRTRAQTTTISAGDLTLDFILDERAKELHWEGHRRTDLIRFGKFTGGSYLWPWKGNVAGGSPTQSFRDLFPIPATALVANNKLKQNPGY from the coding sequence ATGAAAAAGACACACATTAAATTATTGGGTATTTCTTTGTTACTGTTGGTGATGTTATTCCCATCGTGTACCAATGATTTGGACCAAGCTCCAGAAAATACTGCTGCTGTTCCTGGAGATGAATTTTTTAAAGATCCAGCTTCCTATAAACAATTCTTAGCTAAATTGTATGCTGGTTTTGCTACTTCAGGTCAATCAGGGCCTGCTGGTTCTCCTGATATTTCAGGAATAGATGAAGGTGCTAGCCAATATATTAGAGGTTTTTGGATGATGCAAGAGCTTACCACAGATGAAGCAATTATTGCATGGAATGACGGAACAATCAAAGATTTTCACTATCAAACATGGACTTCTTTAGATACATTTATTGCTGCTACTTTTGCTCGTTTCTCTTTTCAGATTGTTAACTGTAATGAGTTTTTAAGACAAACGACAGATGAAAAGTTAAATGGAAAAGGACTAGATGCTCCAACTCTAGCAGAAATTAAAACCTACAGAGCTGAAGCACGTTTCTTAAGAGCGTTGACATACTGGCACTTAGTTGATACTTTTGGTGGTGGTTCAATTGTAACGGAAACATCTCCAAGTACATTCTATTATCCTGAATACGCTTCAAGAGCGGAGATTTATAAGTTCATCGATGAAGAGTTGACCGCTTTGACACCTGAGTTAAAAGCGCCAAAGACCAATGAATTGTATAGAGTTGATCAAGCTGCAGCTTGGATGTTGCAAGCTAAACTGTATATGAATGCAAAAGTGTATACTGGAACTGATAATTATGTAGGTGCATTACCACTAATTAATAAAGTAATTACTTCTGGGTATGCTATTCATAACAATTATAAAGATTTGTTCTTAGCTGATAACAATTCAAATGGAGCTCAAAATGAGTTTATATTTACAGTTGCTTTTGATGGTCTTAATACTCAAACTTATGGTGGAACAACATTCTTGGTTCACGCTCCAGTTGGTGGTGATATGAAAGCATCAGAATTTGGTATCAACGGAGGTTGGGCTGGTATTAGAACTACTTCTGCATTTGTTGATAAATTCCCTGCGGGTTCTACAGATGTACGTGGAAACTTCTTTACACAAGGTCAATCAAAAGAGATTAAAAATGTGGGAAGCTTTTCAGATGGTTATGCTATTCAAAAATTCAGAAATGTTACAAAAGCAGGTGTTCAAGGATCTGATAAATCAGGAAATTTTGCTGATACGGATTTCCCTATCTTTCGTTTAGCTGATGCTTATTTAATGTATGCCGAATGTGTTGCTAGAGGTGCAGGAGGTAATGTTGCTACTGCTGTAGGTTATGTTAATGCGCTAAGAACTCGTGCTCAAACAACAACTATTTCCGCAGGAGATCTTACTTTAGATTTTATCCTTGATGAAAGAGCAAAAGAATTACACTGGGAAGGACACCGTAGAACTGATTTAATTCGTTTCGGTAAATTTACGGGTGGTTCTTACTTATGGCCTTGGAAGGGTAATGTAGCTGGAGGCTCTCCAACACAATCTTTCAGAGATTTATTCCCTATTCCAGCAACAGCTTTAGTTGCTAATAACAAATTGAAACAAAACCCTGGATACTAA
- a CDS encoding TonB-dependent receptor — protein MKTIYKKLLFLLLLLPFSILAQNTVTGSVVEKATGQPIPGANVNIQGAANGVSTDFDGKYKLSNVKKGDKIVFSFIGLRSLTLTYEGQAVLNASLEEDANELKEVVVQVGYGTVKKKDATGAVTVLGAKDFNKGPVTSADQMIQGKVAGLQIVNGGGSPGEGATIRIRSGSSLNANNDPLYVIDGVPVAAGGINGGRNPLTTINQNNIESITVLKDASATAIYGSRASNGVIIITTKKGKAGDLQVSYNGNFQVSEVTKTVDVLTANQFRNFVTANGTTEQQALLGAANTDWQKEIYRTALGTDHNIAVSGGSDNITYRASVGYANLDGILLRDNLQRTTLSATLVGDFFDKHLKVQINSNTSYLKNNYSNRGAIGAAIQFDPTQSIKNADGTYFQWMTNPTQFNQLAGRNPLSLINQQNNYGSSFRSIGNIQFDYKLHFLPELKAVANFGIDELSGRSFGNTNSDYLFGLPGSGFNNTYENNGTRNNKLMDLFLNYNKKIDAIDTQLDVTGGYTYQDFRDFNDGTSFVFENNQVNPGVPNATRVNLQSFFARANFTIADKYLITASFRRDGTSRFTEENRWGNFPAVAVAWKINDENFLKDVESVSTLKLRAGWGVTGQQDIGVQYPSIPLYLVSNSQAKYQFGNIYYNTYRPQPYNSNLKWEETTTINAGIDFGFLNNRIKGTVDVYQRDTKDLLLFTANPPFFGFSNADNYNIGTIRNQGIEISGDVIPVKTDDLEWSIGGNITFQNSKITALTTAQDNTPGINVGGYAGGTGNTIQNHQVGYAPNSFYVFEQAYGADGKPLDGVYIDRNKDGIVNEQDKYRFHKPAADVFYGFNTAVTYKNWDFAAAFRGSWGNFNYNNVDSNNGSFQNILIRDTDLSNGVQNILETGFTTQDTKRYESDYYIQDASFLRLDNVSIGYTFNQKPDSNSLVKLTFAAQNVFLITDYKGLDPEISGGIDNNLYPRPITFTLGLNVNF, from the coding sequence ATGAAAACAATTTATAAAAAGTTGTTATTTTTATTGCTACTCCTACCATTCAGTATTCTGGCTCAGAATACTGTTACGGGGTCTGTTGTTGAAAAAGCAACAGGACAACCAATACCAGGAGCCAATGTAAATATACAAGGAGCAGCAAACGGTGTTTCTACCGATTTTGATGGTAAATATAAATTATCCAATGTTAAAAAAGGGGATAAAATTGTATTTTCTTTCATAGGACTGAGAAGTCTTACTTTAACTTATGAGGGCCAAGCTGTATTGAACGCTTCTTTAGAAGAAGATGCAAACGAACTGAAAGAAGTTGTGGTGCAAGTAGGTTATGGTACTGTTAAAAAGAAAGATGCTACAGGTGCTGTAACTGTGCTTGGAGCAAAAGACTTTAACAAAGGACCAGTAACTTCTGCAGACCAAATGATTCAGGGTAAAGTAGCAGGTTTGCAAATTGTTAATGGTGGTGGTTCACCTGGTGAAGGGGCCACTATTAGAATTAGAAGTGGATCTTCTTTAAATGCTAATAATGATCCTTTGTATGTTATTGATGGAGTTCCAGTAGCAGCAGGAGGAATTAACGGTGGTAGAAATCCATTAACGACTATTAACCAGAATAACATTGAATCTATCACTGTTTTAAAAGATGCATCGGCAACCGCTATTTATGGTTCAAGAGCATCAAACGGGGTAATCATCATTACTACCAAAAAAGGTAAAGCAGGAGATTTACAAGTAAGCTATAATGGGAATTTTCAAGTTTCTGAAGTTACCAAAACAGTTGACGTGTTAACTGCAAATCAATTTAGAAATTTCGTTACTGCTAATGGTACTACAGAACAACAAGCTTTGTTAGGTGCTGCAAATACTGATTGGCAAAAAGAGATTTACAGAACGGCTTTAGGTACAGATCATAACATTGCTGTAAGTGGTGGTTCTGATAACATTACTTACAGAGCTTCTGTTGGATATGCTAATTTAGATGGAATCTTGTTAAGAGATAATCTACAAAGAACTACACTTTCTGCTACATTAGTTGGAGATTTCTTTGACAAACATTTAAAGGTACAAATCAATAGTAATACCTCTTATTTGAAAAACAATTATAGTAATAGAGGTGCAATTGGAGCTGCAATACAATTTGATCCTACGCAATCGATTAAGAATGCTGATGGAACATACTTTCAGTGGATGACAAATCCAACACAATTCAATCAATTGGCAGGTAGAAATCCATTGTCCTTAATCAATCAGCAAAATAATTATGGTTCTTCTTTTAGAAGTATTGGTAATATTCAATTTGATTACAAATTGCACTTTTTGCCAGAATTGAAAGCGGTTGCTAATTTTGGTATTGATGAATTGAGTGGTAGATCTTTCGGTAATACTAATTCGGATTATTTATTTGGTTTGCCTGGTTCAGGATTTAACAATACGTATGAAAATAATGGCACCAGAAACAACAAGTTGATGGATTTGTTTTTGAATTACAACAAGAAAATTGATGCCATCGATACACAACTAGATGTAACTGGTGGTTATACCTATCAAGATTTTAGAGATTTTAATGATGGTACTTCCTTTGTTTTTGAAAACAATCAAGTAAATCCAGGTGTTCCAAATGCAACAAGAGTTAATTTGCAATCATTTTTTGCTAGAGCTAATTTTACAATTGCTGACAAGTATTTAATTACAGCTTCATTTAGAAGAGATGGTACTTCAAGATTTACTGAAGAGAATCGTTGGGGTAACTTCCCAGCTGTAGCAGTGGCTTGGAAAATTAATGATGAGAATTTCTTAAAAGATGTGGAGAGCGTTTCTACTCTTAAATTAAGAGCGGGTTGGGGAGTTACTGGACAACAAGATATAGGGGTTCAATATCCATCAATTCCATTGTATTTGGTTTCAAATTCACAAGCTAAATATCAGTTTGGTAATATCTATTACAATACTTATAGACCACAACCATACAATAGTAATTTGAAATGGGAAGAAACTACAACAATAAATGCAGGTATCGATTTTGGATTCTTAAATAATAGAATCAAAGGTACTGTAGATGTGTATCAAAGAGATACTAAAGACTTGTTGTTGTTTACTGCTAATCCACCTTTCTTTGGATTTTCAAATGCTGATAATTATAACATTGGTACTATTAGAAATCAAGGTATCGAGATTTCTGGAGATGTAATTCCAGTTAAAACCGATGACTTAGAGTGGAGTATTGGAGGAAATATTACTTTCCAAAACTCTAAAATTACAGCCTTAACTACTGCTCAAGATAATACTCCAGGTATTAATGTTGGGGGTTATGCAGGAGGTACGGGAAATACGATTCAAAATCACCAAGTAGGATATGCACCTAACTCATTCTATGTTTTTGAGCAAGCTTATGGAGCAGATGGAAAACCTTTAGACGGGGTGTACATTGACAGAAATAAAGATGGAATCGTAAATGAACAAGACAAATACCGTTTCCACAAACCAGCAGCTGATGTATTCTACGGGTTTAACACGGCAGTTACTTATAAAAATTGGGATTTTGCGGCTGCTTTCAGAGGATCATGGGGTAATTTCAATTACAATAACGTAGATTCTAACAATGGTTCATTCCAAAATATTTTGATTAGAGATACGGATTTGTCAAACGGCGTTCAAAATATTTTAGAAACTGGATTTACAACTCAAGATACGAAACGATATGAGTCTGATTACTACATTCAAGACGCTTCTTTCTTGAGATTGGACAATGTTAGTATTGGATATACTTTCAATCAAAAACCAGATTCAAATTCTTTAGTAAAATTAACTTTTGCTGCTCAGAACGTATTCTTAATTACGGACTATAAAGGACTTGATCCAGAAATTTCTGGAGGTATTGACAATAATTTATACCCGAGACCAATAACTTTCACGTTAGGTTTAAACGTTAATTTCTAA
- a CDS encoding MFS transporter, whose translation MDHIEKPKLSFWQIWNLSFGFLGVQIGYSLQNGNTSRILEALGADVHSIGYFWLAAPLAGLIVQPIIGLSSDKTWTRLGRRIPFIFFGAIVSALAMFFMPNAEYFAYLLPPLFFGGLMLLLMDTSFNVTMQPFRALVGDMVNDDQRNLGYSLQSALINFGAVFGSLLPWILTKSGIANVPAPGEKVADSVIWSFYIGGAILLLSVLWTVFKTKEYAPKEHALYNKIDLDADVKKEKTSIIKLITTAPKIFWQLGFVQFFSWFALFLMWVYTTRAIANQVWGPDALDAKSIGFNEAGDWTGVLFAFYSAVAAIYSLLIPSIAKSIGRKKTYSFSLLMGGLGLISMFLIEDKNLLLLSMIGVGFAWAAILAMPYAMLSGSLPADKMGVYMGLFNATITLPQIAAGLLGSTLIALFGGFPMAIIVIAGASMLIAGLGVIFIKEKTTNQ comes from the coding sequence ATGGATCATATAGAAAAACCAAAATTAAGTTTTTGGCAAATTTGGAATCTAAGTTTTGGATTTTTAGGAGTACAAATTGGTTATTCACTACAAAACGGAAATACCAGCAGAATTCTAGAAGCTTTAGGAGCAGATGTCCACAGTATTGGATACTTTTGGTTAGCAGCACCTCTTGCGGGATTAATTGTACAACCTATTATTGGCCTTTCAAGTGATAAAACTTGGACAAGACTTGGACGAAGAATCCCATTTATATTTTTTGGAGCAATAGTATCGGCACTTGCTATGTTTTTTATGCCTAATGCTGAGTATTTTGCCTATTTATTACCACCGTTATTTTTTGGCGGATTAATGTTGTTGTTAATGGACACTTCCTTTAATGTGACCATGCAACCCTTTAGAGCTTTAGTTGGAGATATGGTCAATGATGATCAACGCAACTTAGGCTACTCACTACAAAGTGCTTTAATTAATTTTGGAGCCGTTTTTGGATCATTACTACCATGGATTTTGACTAAATCTGGTATTGCAAATGTTCCTGCACCTGGAGAAAAGGTAGCAGATTCAGTAATTTGGTCTTTTTATATTGGAGGTGCAATCTTATTATTAAGTGTACTATGGACCGTATTCAAAACAAAGGAATACGCACCAAAAGAACATGCACTTTACAACAAAATTGATTTAGACGCTGATGTTAAAAAAGAAAAAACAAGCATCATTAAATTAATAACTACTGCTCCAAAAATCTTTTGGCAACTTGGATTCGTACAATTCTTTTCTTGGTTTGCCTTGTTTTTAATGTGGGTATATACCACAAGAGCCATTGCTAATCAAGTTTGGGGACCAGATGCACTAGATGCTAAATCGATAGGATTTAATGAAGCTGGAGATTGGACAGGAGTTTTATTTGCTTTTTACAGCGCAGTTGCCGCTATTTATTCGCTACTTATTCCATCTATTGCAAAATCTATTGGTCGTAAAAAAACCTATTCTTTCTCATTATTGATGGGTGGTTTAGGATTAATATCAATGTTTTTAATAGAAGATAAAAATCTCTTACTCTTATCTATGATTGGTGTAGGATTTGCTTGGGCAGCTATTTTAGCTATGCCTTACGCAATGTTGTCCGGTTCGTTACCTGCTGACAAAATGGGAGTTTACATGGGCTTATTCAATGCCACTATTACCTTGCCACAGATTGCCGCTGGATTATTAGGAAGTACTTTAATCGCTCTTTTCGGCGGTTTCCCAATGGCTATAATCGTTATTGCTGGTGCTTCAATGTTGATTGCTGGTTTGGGTGTTATTTTCATCAAAGAAAAAACAACTAACCAATAA